The following are encoded in a window of Halorarum salinum genomic DNA:
- a CDS encoding transcriptional regulator TbsP domain-containing protein: MSARPLDATPSVAKTLVAEARDPLFVSPSPSLARAVALAVHSTDGSARLLLPPDHAGGLFGEFRAATAAADAVAEGRLAVRTDPDPGASLTLGEERIWVHVRTDNRLSSLSTEDAGAIAAFRETFDARWEHATTYAPDVPGRTALLESFGDRWPDAAGTLSAILEGEDPINEDGPFDAITACTLVGARHELFSIELGEWAREIGFSSRTEIARAKERLSKAGLVETKRVPAGVGRPRQQLSLAEEELASMDGAALVSAARDRLDVSRSPE, from the coding sequence ATGTCGGCTCGCCCGCTCGACGCGACGCCCTCCGTCGCGAAGACGCTCGTCGCCGAGGCCCGGGACCCGCTGTTCGTGTCCCCCTCGCCCAGTCTCGCCCGTGCCGTCGCGCTCGCGGTCCACTCGACGGACGGCAGCGCCAGGCTCCTCCTCCCGCCCGACCACGCCGGAGGGCTGTTCGGCGAGTTCCGCGCGGCGACCGCGGCCGCCGACGCCGTCGCGGAGGGGCGGCTCGCGGTTCGGACCGACCCCGACCCGGGCGCGAGCCTGACGCTGGGTGAGGAGCGCATCTGGGTCCACGTACGGACCGACAACCGGCTGAGTTCGCTTTCGACCGAGGACGCCGGGGCGATCGCCGCGTTCCGCGAGACGTTCGACGCCCGTTGGGAACACGCGACGACCTACGCCCCCGACGTGCCCGGCCGGACTGCGCTGCTGGAGAGCTTCGGCGACCGCTGGCCCGACGCGGCCGGCACCCTCTCGGCGATCCTCGAGGGGGAGGACCCGATCAACGAGGACGGCCCGTTCGACGCGATCACCGCCTGTACGCTCGTCGGGGCTCGACACGAACTGTTCTCCATCGAACTCGGCGAGTGGGCCCGCGAGATCGGCTTCTCCAGCAGGACGGAGATCGCGCGGGCGAAGGAGCGACTGTCGAAGGCGGGGCTCGTGGAGACGAAGCGGGTTCCCGCGGGGGTCGGCCGGCCGCGCCAGCAGCTCTCGCTCGCGGAGGAGGAACTCGCGTCGATGGACGGCGCCGCGCTCGTGTCGGCGGCCCGCGACCGACTCGACGTCAGCCGGTCGCCCGAATGA
- a CDS encoding methyltransferase domain-containing protein, whose product MSDAAVLLVHTDSDREYLRAPGEELQTDLGVLTVPDDPAPGETIETHLGETFRVRSLRGPDLFAHFERTGAPMMPRDVGLVIGHTGAQSGDLVLDAGTGTGVLAAYLGRLGADVTTYERDPEFAEVARGNMALAGVGERVEVRTGDVVEELDGFAGGAFDLLTLDTGDAAAVVERAPDLLASGGYCAVYAPFVEDARRAEETAREAGLLDVETLETIQRELHVDERGTRPSTAGVGHTGYLTFGRND is encoded by the coding sequence GTGAGCGACGCCGCCGTCCTCCTCGTTCACACGGACTCGGACCGGGAGTACCTCCGGGCGCCCGGCGAGGAGCTCCAGACGGACCTCGGCGTCCTGACCGTTCCCGACGACCCGGCGCCCGGCGAGACGATCGAGACGCATCTCGGCGAGACGTTTCGCGTCCGGAGCCTCCGCGGTCCGGACCTGTTCGCCCACTTCGAGCGCACGGGCGCGCCGATGATGCCCCGGGACGTCGGGCTCGTGATCGGCCACACGGGCGCACAGTCGGGCGACCTCGTGCTCGACGCCGGCACCGGCACGGGGGTGCTCGCCGCGTACCTCGGTCGGCTCGGGGCCGACGTGACGACCTACGAACGCGACCCCGAGTTCGCCGAGGTCGCCAGGGGGAACATGGCGCTCGCCGGCGTCGGCGAGCGGGTCGAGGTCCGTACCGGCGACGTGGTGGAGGAACTCGACGGGTTCGCCGGGGGCGCGTTCGACCTCCTGACGCTCGACACGGGGGACGCCGCCGCCGTCGTCGAGCGCGCGCCCGACCTGCTCGCCAGCGGCGGCTACTGCGCCGTCTACGCGCCGTTCGTGGAGGACGCCCGGCGTGCGGAGGAGACCGCACGCGAGGCCGGCCTGCTCGACGTCGAGACGCTGGAGACCATCCAGCGCGAACTCCACGTCGACGAGCGCGGAACCCGCCCGAGCACGGCCGGAGTCGGCCACACGGGGTATCTTACGTTCGGGCGAAACGATTAG
- a CDS encoding nascent polypeptide-associated complex protein → MFGGGGMNPRKMEQMMKQMGIDVTEIDAEEVVIRTADEDLVFSDAEVTRMDAQGQQTYQVVGSPETRGRGEGGDADADESAGDDEGAPEVPADDVEIVAQRAGVSTDDAREALEAENGDLAAAISRLE, encoded by the coding sequence ATGTTCGGAGGCGGCGGCATGAACCCGCGGAAGATGGAACAGATGATGAAGCAGATGGGGATCGACGTGACCGAGATCGACGCCGAGGAGGTCGTCATCAGGACCGCCGACGAGGACCTCGTGTTCTCCGACGCGGAGGTCACCCGCATGGACGCCCAGGGCCAGCAGACCTACCAGGTGGTCGGCTCCCCCGAGACGCGCGGACGCGGCGAGGGCGGCGACGCGGACGCCGACGAGTCGGCCGGGGACGACGAGGGCGCCCCGGAGGTCCCCGCGGACGACGTGGAGATCGTCGCCCAGCGGGCCGGCGTGAGCACCGACGACGCGCGCGAGGCACTCGAAGCCGAGAACGGCGATCTCGCGGCTGCCATCTCCCGGCTGGAGTGA
- a CDS encoding creatininase family protein produces the protein MQLAERTWPELGEYVAEESVAVVPLGSTEQHGPHLPLATDHLIAEALASEAADRAGFLRTPPVRIGVSEHHRQFHGTMWVDPGAFRDYVESLTRNLTYHGVDRVVYVNAHGGNVQHLREVGRRLRRDRTAYAIEWMWDESIPDLVFDSFAHNGPHGGPKETAMIQHIAPELVREGKLASARDGGVVDLSAAPTQQFGARTYYDSADNSPNGVFGDQTEATAEIGAELFEAATEQLVNLLEWLDGQPFEDLMPKPHVDPQPGSGRSTSR, from the coding sequence ATGCAACTGGCCGAACGGACGTGGCCGGAGCTGGGCGAGTACGTCGCGGAGGAGTCGGTCGCGGTCGTGCCGCTCGGCTCGACCGAGCAACACGGCCCGCACCTCCCGCTGGCGACCGACCACCTCATCGCGGAGGCGCTGGCGAGCGAGGCGGCCGACCGCGCCGGCTTCCTCCGTACGCCGCCGGTCCGCATCGGCGTCTCGGAGCACCACCGGCAGTTCCACGGGACGATGTGGGTCGACCCGGGGGCGTTCCGTGACTACGTGGAGAGCCTCACGCGGAACCTCACCTACCACGGCGTCGACCGGGTGGTGTACGTGAACGCCCACGGCGGCAACGTCCAGCACCTCCGCGAGGTGGGCCGGCGGCTCAGGCGCGACCGGACGGCCTACGCGATCGAGTGGATGTGGGACGAGTCCATCCCCGACCTGGTGTTCGACTCGTTCGCGCACAACGGTCCGCACGGCGGCCCGAAGGAGACGGCGATGATCCAGCACATCGCGCCCGAACTGGTCCGGGAGGGGAAGCTGGCGTCGGCGCGGGACGGCGGCGTCGTCGACCTCTCGGCGGCCCCGACACAGCAGTTCGGCGCGCGGACGTACTACGACAGCGCCGACAACTCCCCGAACGGCGTCTTCGGCGACCAGACGGAGGCGACGGCGGAGATCGGCGCTGAACTGTTCGAGGCGGCGACCGAACAGCTCGTCAACCTGTTGGAGTGGCTCGACGGGCAGCCGTTCGAGGACCTCATGCCGAAGCCCCACGTCGACCCGCAGCCGGGAAGCGGTCGCTCGACGTCGAGGTGA
- a CDS encoding O-methyltransferase, with the protein MAISEDVARFVRAAGPEHTEVQERMAAFARERRFPNIGPDAGAVLALLARLTDAETVFEFGSGFGYSASWFLRGGADRVVLTEFDEDELERGREFLAEAGLAERCRFERGDALEAVERYDGPFDVVLVDHQKERYEEAFEAAAPKLADGGVVVADNVMYGPVDFDALLAHLEGEPHAIDVDDEDSRGIACYLDAVCGASEYETVVLPVGSGLAVTTKVTE; encoded by the coding sequence ATGGCGATCAGCGAGGACGTGGCGCGGTTCGTCCGGGCCGCCGGCCCGGAGCACACCGAGGTACAGGAGCGGATGGCGGCGTTCGCGCGCGAGCGCCGGTTCCCGAACATCGGCCCCGACGCCGGCGCCGTCCTCGCCCTCCTCGCCCGCCTGACGGACGCGGAAACCGTGTTCGAGTTCGGCTCCGGCTTCGGCTACTCCGCGTCGTGGTTCCTCCGCGGCGGCGCCGACCGCGTCGTCCTCACCGAGTTCGACGAGGACGAACTGGAGCGGGGCCGGGAGTTCCTGGCCGAGGCGGGGCTGGCCGAGCGCTGTCGGTTCGAACGCGGCGATGCCCTCGAGGCGGTCGAGCGCTACGACGGCCCGTTCGACGTCGTGCTCGTCGACCACCAGAAGGAGCGCTACGAGGAGGCGTTCGAGGCCGCCGCGCCGAAACTCGCGGACGGGGGAGTCGTCGTGGCGGACAACGTCATGTACGGCCCGGTGGACTTCGACGCGCTGCTCGCGCACCTCGAAGGGGAGCCCCACGCCATCGACGTGGACGACGAGGACTCGCGCGGCATCGCCTGCTACCTCGACGCGGTCTGTGGCGCGTCCGAGTACGAGACGGTCGTCCTCCCGGTGGGGTCGGGGCTCGCCGTCACCACGAAGGTCACGGAGTGA
- a CDS encoding GNAT family N-acetyltransferase has translation MGGTRVEEVTTSEGWDRAVPVLRELWTDADESFVRSWREEEGYRLFGRYDGDELVGVAGVSVRRVVHHERQAWVHDLVVTGPRRGEGHGAALLSFVESWARERDCEHVVLASLLDNEGAIEFYEREGMDRWAYLFETEL, from the coding sequence ATGGGCGGCACACGCGTCGAGGAGGTGACGACGAGCGAGGGCTGGGACCGCGCGGTCCCGGTGCTCCGTGAACTGTGGACCGACGCCGACGAGTCGTTCGTCCGCTCGTGGCGTGAGGAGGAGGGCTACCGCCTGTTCGGCCGCTACGACGGCGACGAACTGGTCGGCGTCGCCGGCGTCTCCGTCCGGCGGGTGGTCCACCACGAACGCCAGGCGTGGGTCCACGACCTCGTCGTGACGGGCCCCCGGCGCGGCGAGGGCCACGGCGCGGCGCTGCTGTCGTTCGTCGAGTCGTGGGCCCGCGAACGGGACTGCGAGCACGTGGTCCTGGCGAGCCTCCTCGACAACGAGGGGGCGATCGAGTTCTACGAGCGCGAGGGGATGGACCGCTGGGCGTACCTGTTCGAGACGGAACTCTGA
- a CDS encoding transporter, translated as MSTALTVAYVLHTLFAGAWVGAVLLAAWKVLPLAGDGDLGADALASVTSGLTTLTRLGALVFVATGGHMAATVYGSERLFGTGQGHLVLTMLTLWLVMTALVEVGASKVRSALGVGKVRTAARDADAFLKAASAVGLVLLTIGGYLVSPGL; from the coding sequence GTGTCCACTGCACTCACCGTCGCGTACGTCCTGCACACGCTGTTCGCGGGCGCGTGGGTCGGCGCCGTCCTGCTCGCGGCCTGGAAGGTGCTCCCGCTCGCGGGCGACGGCGACCTCGGCGCCGACGCGCTCGCGTCGGTCACGTCGGGGCTCACGACGCTCACCCGCCTCGGCGCGCTCGTCTTCGTCGCCACCGGCGGCCACATGGCGGCCACCGTCTACGGGAGCGAACGGCTGTTCGGCACCGGCCAGGGCCACCTCGTGCTCACGATGCTGACGCTCTGGCTCGTGATGACCGCGCTCGTCGAGGTCGGGGCGAGCAAGGTTCGGTCCGCGCTCGGCGTCGGCAAGGTCCGGACCGCCGCCCGCGACGCTGACGCGTTCCTCAAGGCGGCCAGCGCCGTCGGACTGGTTCTGCTGACCATCGGCGGCTACCTGGTCAGCCCGGGGCTGTAA
- a CDS encoding acyl-CoA mutase large subunit family protein, whose protein sequence is MFDPDDLEEIRSEKERWEEETRAPTVERFGEREERFTTDTGGQEVKPLYTPDDVADLDYGDDLGFPGEEPYTRGVYPTMHRGRLWTMRQYAGMGTAAETNERFRYLIDEGSSGLSMAFDLPTQMGYDSDADMAAGEVGKSGVAIDSLEDFERVFDGIPLDEVSTSMTINAPASVLLAMYVAMGDRQGVERAELRGTVQNDIMKEYIARNLYIYPPEESMRLITDIFEFCAAETPKFNTISISGYHIREAGSTAAQEVAFTLGNGIEYVQAAVDAGLDVDEFAPQLSFFFNAHNNVLEEVAKFRAARRMWAKIMEERFGAENPKSKQLKFHTQTAGSMLTAQQIENNVVRVGYQALAAVLGGTQSLHTNGKDEALSLPTEKSVRTALRTQQILAHESGAADTIDPLAGSYYVESLTDGIEEEAFGIIDEVDTRGGMLEAVESQWVQRQIQDTAFERQREIEEGERVIVGVNEYQVEEEARIDLEEVSEEEERAQVQRVRDLRASRDSEAVEDALAALRDVARGDGNVMPAVVDAVKAYATVGEICNVFRDEFGEYQPGSTV, encoded by the coding sequence ATGTTCGACCCCGACGACCTGGAGGAAATCCGCTCGGAGAAGGAGCGGTGGGAGGAGGAGACCCGCGCGCCCACCGTCGAGCGGTTCGGGGAGCGCGAGGAGCGGTTCACCACCGACACGGGCGGCCAGGAAGTGAAGCCGCTGTACACGCCGGACGACGTGGCGGACCTCGACTACGGGGACGACCTCGGGTTCCCCGGCGAGGAGCCGTACACCCGCGGCGTCTACCCGACGATGCACCGCGGTCGGCTGTGGACGATGCGCCAGTACGCCGGGATGGGCACCGCGGCCGAGACGAACGAGCGCTTCCGCTACCTCATCGACGAGGGCTCCTCGGGGCTCTCGATGGCGTTCGACCTGCCGACCCAGATGGGCTACGACTCGGACGCCGACATGGCCGCCGGCGAGGTCGGCAAGTCCGGCGTCGCCATCGACTCGCTGGAGGACTTCGAGCGCGTCTTCGACGGCATCCCGCTGGACGAGGTGTCCACCTCGATGACCATCAACGCGCCCGCCTCCGTGCTGCTCGCGATGTACGTCGCGATGGGCGACCGGCAGGGCGTCGAACGGGCGGAGCTGCGCGGCACCGTCCAGAACGACATCATGAAGGAGTACATCGCGCGGAACCTCTACATCTACCCGCCCGAGGAGTCGATGCGACTCATCACCGACATCTTCGAGTTCTGCGCGGCCGAGACGCCGAAGTTCAACACCATCTCCATCTCCGGCTACCACATCCGGGAGGCCGGTTCGACGGCGGCCCAGGAGGTCGCGTTCACGCTCGGCAACGGCATCGAGTACGTGCAGGCGGCCGTCGACGCCGGCCTCGACGTCGACGAGTTCGCCCCGCAGCTCTCCTTCTTCTTCAACGCCCACAACAACGTCCTCGAGGAGGTCGCCAAGTTCCGGGCCGCCCGTCGGATGTGGGCGAAGATCATGGAGGAGCGCTTCGGCGCCGAGAACCCCAAGTCGAAACAGCTCAAGTTCCACACCCAGACCGCCGGCTCGATGCTGACGGCCCAGCAGATCGAGAACAACGTCGTCCGCGTCGGCTACCAGGCGCTCGCGGCGGTGCTCGGCGGCACCCAGAGCCTCCACACCAACGGGAAGGACGAGGCGCTCTCGCTCCCCACGGAGAAGTCCGTCCGGACGGCGCTGCGGACCCAGCAGATCCTCGCCCACGAGTCGGGCGCCGCGGACACCATCGACCCCCTCGCGGGGAGCTACTACGTCGAGAGCCTCACGGACGGCATCGAGGAGGAGGCGTTCGGGATCATCGACGAGGTCGACACCCGCGGCGGGATGCTGGAGGCGGTCGAGAGCCAGTGGGTCCAGCGGCAGATCCAGGACACCGCCTTCGAGCGCCAGCGCGAGATCGAGGAGGGCGAGCGGGTCATCGTCGGCGTCAACGAGTACCAGGTCGAGGAGGAGGCGCGGATCGACCTCGAGGAGGTCTCCGAGGAGGAGGAGCGGGCACAGGTCCAGCGCGTCCGGGACCTCCGCGCGTCCAGGGACTCGGAGGCGGTCGAGGACGCGCTGGCGGCGCTTCGGGACGTCGCCCGGGGCGACGGCAACGTGATGCCGGCCGTCGTGGACGCGGTGAAGGCGTACGCGACCGTCGGGGAGATCTGTAACGTGTTCCGCGACGAGTTCGGCGAGTACCAGCCTGGGAGCACCGTCTGA
- the mce gene encoding methylmalonyl-CoA epimerase: MHLDHVGVATDDAAALADLFTDLLGASVAHEEEFDGMGVVFLETGDSYLELLEPLEGEGAIACYLEGNGPGIHHLAYATEDVEAALGRARSMGVELVDEEPREGAWGHEVAFLHPGSTGGVLVEFVGH; the protein is encoded by the coding sequence ATGCACCTCGATCACGTCGGCGTCGCCACCGACGACGCCGCGGCGCTCGCGGACCTGTTCACCGACCTGCTCGGCGCGAGCGTCGCCCACGAGGAGGAGTTCGACGGGATGGGCGTCGTCTTCCTCGAGACGGGCGACTCGTACCTCGAACTGCTCGAACCGCTCGAGGGGGAGGGAGCCATCGCGTGCTACCTGGAGGGGAACGGCCCCGGCATCCACCACCTCGCGTACGCCACCGAGGACGTCGAGGCCGCGCTCGGGCGGGCGCGTTCGATGGGCGTCGAACTCGTCGACGAGGAGCCCCGCGAGGGCGCCTGGGGCCACGAGGTCGCGTTCCTCCACCCGGGCTCGACCGGCGGCGTGCTCGTCGAGTTCGTCGGGCACTGA
- a CDS encoding class I adenylate-forming enzyme family protein — MRDWLAHRVAATPDAEALVSAATGRTWTYADLDEAADEMARRLAGLGVGPGDHVAVVVSPRIEYVTLVHATMRLGARLVPTSHELTPAELRPRLDAADATVLVCEADTEGTAVEATAATDEGEAEETGEGREARNDEGEAAGNGDEGSTTADGQAGTAGEPTVPVVSLDEADADRVAHLKAAEGGEIEPSPWTRGQPLLMLFTSGSTGTSKLVVLTMGNVLASATASAFRLGVNPDARYMAALSFHHTGGIMPLYRAALYGTGVVLRTGFDAGGVADDVREYDVTGISLVPTMLRRMLDARGTLSDSLRVVLLGGAPASEELIERCRHYSIPVHPTYGMTEAASGITVARPGEAFDRVGTVGRPLLWTDVRVRDEDGEELPPGEVGEFVVSGPSVTPGYYRNREANESALGADGLATGDRGYRDEDGYCYVLNRADDRILTGGENVDPGEVLAALREHPEVADAAVVGVPDEEWGERVAALVVPAGEGAERGPGDGPAETPDDAPDRLDAEELRAFCRERLADFKLPRAIRFAEGLPRTDSGTVRRPEVRERLADATGTGDEGPGDEEEGGAGADREDAAGRGDEGVDTDAG; from the coding sequence ATGCGCGACTGGCTCGCCCATCGGGTCGCCGCCACGCCGGACGCGGAGGCGCTCGTCTCGGCGGCGACCGGGCGGACCTGGACGTACGCGGACCTGGACGAGGCGGCCGACGAGATGGCCCGGCGGCTGGCGGGGCTGGGCGTCGGCCCCGGGGACCACGTCGCGGTCGTCGTGAGCCCCCGGATCGAGTACGTCACGCTGGTCCACGCGACGATGCGGCTCGGTGCCCGACTCGTCCCGACGAGCCACGAACTCACGCCGGCCGAGCTCCGTCCCCGCCTCGACGCGGCTGACGCGACCGTGCTCGTCTGCGAGGCCGACACCGAGGGGACCGCGGTGGAGGCGACGGCCGCGACCGACGAGGGGGAGGCGGAGGAGACCGGCGAGGGAAGGGAAGCGAGGAACGACGAGGGGGAGGCGGCGGGGAACGGCGACGAAGGGTCGACGACCGCGGACGGGCAGGCGGGGACGGCGGGCGAGCCGACGGTCCCCGTCGTCTCGCTCGACGAGGCGGACGCCGACCGGGTGGCGCACCTGAAGGCCGCCGAGGGGGGAGAGATCGAGCCCTCGCCCTGGACGCGCGGCCAGCCGCTCCTCATGCTGTTCACCTCCGGGTCGACCGGCACGTCCAAGCTGGTCGTGCTCACGATGGGGAACGTCCTCGCCTCCGCGACCGCCTCCGCGTTCCGGCTGGGCGTGAACCCCGACGCCCGCTACATGGCGGCGCTCTCGTTCCACCACACCGGCGGCATCATGCCGCTGTACCGCGCGGCGCTGTACGGCACGGGCGTCGTCCTCCGGACCGGGTTCGACGCCGGCGGCGTCGCCGACGACGTCCGCGAGTACGACGTGACGGGCATCTCGCTGGTCCCGACGATGCTCCGCCGGATGCTGGACGCGCGGGGGACCCTCTCCGACTCGCTCCGCGTCGTGCTGCTCGGCGGCGCCCCCGCCTCGGAGGAACTGATCGAGCGCTGTCGCCACTACTCGATCCCGGTCCACCCGACGTACGGCATGACCGAGGCCGCCTCGGGAATCACCGTCGCCAGGCCCGGGGAGGCGTTCGACCGGGTCGGCACCGTCGGCAGACCCCTCCTCTGGACCGACGTCCGCGTCCGCGACGAGGACGGCGAGGAGCTCCCGCCCGGCGAGGTGGGCGAGTTCGTCGTCTCCGGGCCGTCGGTCACCCCCGGCTACTATCGAAACCGCGAGGCGAACGAGTCCGCGCTCGGGGCGGACGGGCTCGCCACCGGCGACAGGGGGTACCGCGACGAGGACGGCTACTGCTACGTCCTCAACCGGGCGGACGACCGCATCCTCACCGGCGGCGAGAACGTCGACCCCGGCGAGGTGCTCGCGGCGCTGCGCGAGCACCCGGAGGTCGCGGACGCGGCGGTCGTCGGCGTCCCCGACGAGGAGTGGGGCGAGCGCGTCGCCGCGCTCGTGGTTCCGGCGGGCGAGGGGGCGGAACGCGGCCCCGGCGACGGACCGGCCGAAACTCCGGACGACGCGCCGGATCGACTGGACGCGGAGGAGCTGCGGGCGTTCTGTCGCGAGCGGCTCGCGGACTTCAAGCTCCCTCGGGCGATCCGGTTCGCGGAGGGGCTCCCGCGGACGGATTCGGGGACGGTGCGGCGTCCGGAGGTGCGGGAGCGGCTCGCTGACGCGACCGGAACGGGCGACGAGGGGCCGGGCGACGAGGAGGAGGGCGGTGCGGGTGCCGACCGGGAGGACGCCGCCGGGCGGGGCGACGAGGGGGTCGACACGGACGCCGGGTGA
- a CDS encoding acyl-CoA dehydrogenase family protein, producing MRSDLDLLDESLVPEDAREAKREAREFAAEHIAPVAEEHFREGTYPWDVLEAGQEAGLVGQDVPEEYGGRGLSLVELLAVAEEFYRADAGIGLTLMLASFGNELVYEYGTEEQCEEYVRPVAEGEQLSGLAVSEPETGSDLAGMTTAAERVEGGYELTGEKYWVGNAVEADWLTLYAKTGDREDRYGNYSLFIVETDRDGYEAEHIPEKMGMRASKQGHVVLEDCFVPEGNLVGAEGGGFYALADFFNHGRVVVGGHGLGLAAAAIEEAWEFVHGRNAFGRNVSDFQSVQHDLANARTEFEAARSLTYRAAGKVEANEDAGLWAAMAKLKATETAVDCAERGMQLHGGRSVLADRRIARVYRDVRIPVIYEGASEIQRNLVYRQSK from the coding sequence ATGCGTTCAGACCTCGACCTGCTCGACGAGTCGCTCGTCCCGGAGGACGCCCGCGAGGCCAAGCGGGAGGCCCGCGAGTTCGCGGCCGAGCACATCGCGCCCGTCGCGGAGGAGCACTTCCGCGAGGGCACCTACCCCTGGGATGTCCTGGAGGCCGGGCAGGAGGCCGGCCTCGTGGGGCAGGACGTCCCCGAGGAGTACGGCGGGCGGGGGCTCTCGCTCGTCGAACTGCTCGCCGTCGCCGAGGAGTTCTACCGCGCGGACGCCGGCATCGGGCTCACGCTGATGCTCGCCTCCTTCGGCAACGAACTCGTCTACGAGTACGGCACCGAGGAGCAGTGCGAGGAGTACGTCCGCCCCGTGGCCGAGGGAGAACAGCTCTCCGGGCTGGCGGTTTCGGAACCGGAGACCGGTTCGGACCTCGCGGGGATGACGACCGCGGCAGAGCGGGTCGAGGGCGGCTACGAACTCACCGGCGAGAAGTACTGGGTCGGCAACGCCGTCGAGGCCGACTGGCTCACCCTGTACGCGAAGACGGGCGACCGGGAGGACCGCTACGGCAACTACTCGCTGTTCATCGTCGAGACCGACCGCGACGGCTACGAGGCCGAGCACATCCCAGAGAAGATGGGGATGCGCGCGTCCAAGCAGGGCCACGTCGTCCTCGAGGACTGCTTCGTTCCCGAGGGGAACCTCGTGGGCGCGGAGGGCGGCGGCTTCTACGCGCTCGCGGACTTCTTCAACCACGGCCGGGTCGTCGTCGGCGGCCACGGCCTCGGCCTCGCCGCGGCGGCCATCGAGGAGGCCTGGGAGTTCGTCCACGGGCGGAACGCGTTCGGCCGGAACGTCTCCGACTTCCAGTCGGTCCAGCACGACCTCGCGAACGCGCGGACGGAGTTCGAGGCCGCGCGGTCGCTGACCTACCGCGCGGCCGGGAAGGTCGAGGCGAACGAGGACGCGGGGCTGTGGGCCGCGATGGCGAAGCTGAAGGCGACCGAGACGGCCGTCGACTGCGCCGAGCGCGGCATGCAGCTCCACGGCGGCCGCTCGGTGCTCGCGGACCGCCGCATCGCCCGCGTCTACCGCGA